In a genomic window of Callithrix jacchus isolate 240 chromosome 22, calJac240_pri, whole genome shotgun sequence:
- the RABAC1 gene encoding prenylated Rab acceptor protein 1, which produces MAAPKDQQKDAEAEGLSATTLLPKLIPSGAGREWLERRRATIRPWGTFVDQQRFSRPRNLGELCQRLVRNVEHYQSNYVFVFLGLILYCVVTSPMLLVALAVFFGACYILYLRTLQSKLVLFGREVSPAHQYALAGGISFPFFWLAGAGSAVFWVLGATLVVIGSHAAFHQIEAMDGEELQMEPV; this is translated from the exons ATGGCAGCCCCGAAGGACCAGCAGAAGGATGCCGAGGCAGAAGGGCTGAGCGCCAC GACCCTGCTGCCGAAGCTGATCCCCTCTGGTGCAGGACGGGAGTGGCTGGAGCGGCGCCGGGCGACCATCCGGCCCTGGGGGACCTTCGTGGACCAGCAGCGCTTCTCACGGCCCCGCAACCTGGGCGAGCTGTGCCAGCGCCTCGTACGCAACGTGGAGCACTACCAGAGCAACTATGTGTTCGTGTTCTTGGGCCTTATCCTGTACTGCGT GGTGACATCCCCTATGTTGCTGGTGGCTCTGGCTGTCTTTTTCGGCGCCTGTTACATTCTCTATCTGCGCACCTTGCAGTCCAAGCTTGTGCTCTTTG GCCGAGAGGTGAGCCCAGCCCATCAGTACGCTCTGGCTGGAGGCATATCCTTCCCCTTCTTCTGGCTGGCTGGTGCTGGCTCGGCCGTCTTCTGGGTGCTGG GAGCCACCCTGGTAGTCATCGGCTCCCATGCTGCCTTCCACCAGATTGAGGCTATGGACGGGGAGGAGCTGCAGATGGAACCCGTGTGA